The following proteins are co-located in the Rippkaea orientalis PCC 8801 genome:
- a CDS encoding ArsR/SmtB family transcription factor, which yields MKTDTDISEESDELLKCHPHPLETVPLTIFQNQILSVEKAQRMAEFFSLMGDTNRLRILSLLAHQELCVCDLAAILNMSESAVSHQLRTLKAIRLVSYEKRGRKVFYSLQDHHVLELYESVAEHLDEVD from the coding sequence ATGAAAACAGATACTGACATCTCAGAGGAATCTGATGAGCTTCTAAAATGTCACCCTCATCCCCTAGAAACCGTCCCTTTAACTATTTTTCAAAATCAAATTCTCAGCGTTGAAAAAGCGCAACGAATGGCTGAATTTTTCAGTCTAATGGGAGATACCAATCGCTTACGAATTTTATCGCTATTAGCCCATCAAGAGTTATGCGTTTGCGATTTAGCGGCTATTCTAAACATGAGTGAATCGGCTGTTTCTCATCAGTTACGCACCCTAAAAGCTATCCGTTTAGTAAGCTATGAAAAAAGAGGACGCAAGGTGTTTTATTCCCTGCAAGATCATCATGTTTTAGAACTCTATGAATCGGTTGCAGAACACCTTGACGAAGTTGATTAA
- a CDS encoding metallothionein yields MTAATVTQMKCACSSCVCIVDLSDAIQKDGKYYCSDACANGHPDGAGCSHHGCECHS; encoded by the coding sequence ATGACAGCCGCAACCGTAACTCAAATGAAATGCGCTTGTAGTTCCTGTGTTTGCATCGTCGATCTGAGCGATGCGATCCAAAAAGACGGAAAATATTATTGTTCCGATGCTTGTGCCAATGGGCATCCTGATGGTGCAGGCTGTTCGCATCATGGGTGCGAGTGCCACAGTTAA
- a CDS encoding CobW family GTP-binding protein has translation MVMVKSLETVPVTVLTGYLGAGKTTLLNRILTHEHGKKVAVIVNEFGEVGIDNQLVIDADEEIFEMNNGCICCTVRGDLIRIISNLMKRRHKFDHLVIETTGLADPAPVIQTFFVDEDMREKLLLDAVVTVIDAKHIQQHWEADEAQEQIAFADIILLNKIDLVSPEELDRLEKRLRGINRMAKIYQTQNTEIAMNYLLGIKAFDLNYALEVDPNFLSEDAHEHDSSISSVSLVELGELDLQKVSNWIGELLRTQGTDIFRMKGILNIQGMAERFVFQGVHMLVDAQPDRPWKPQETRKNELVFIGRNLDEMKLKEEFRACLI, from the coding sequence ATGGTGATGGTAAAAAGCTTAGAGACTGTTCCTGTAACGGTTTTAACGGGATATCTGGGGGCAGGCAAAACCACTCTACTCAATCGCATCTTAACCCATGAACACGGCAAAAAAGTAGCAGTTATTGTTAATGAATTTGGAGAAGTTGGCATTGACAATCAATTAGTTATTGATGCTGATGAAGAAATTTTTGAGATGAATAATGGGTGTATTTGTTGTACCGTTCGAGGAGATTTAATCCGGATTATTAGTAATTTAATGAAACGCCGTCATAAATTTGATCACTTAGTTATTGAAACAACCGGATTGGCTGATCCTGCTCCCGTCATTCAAACCTTTTTTGTCGATGAGGATATGCGAGAAAAACTCCTATTAGATGCCGTAGTAACGGTGATTGATGCTAAGCATATTCAACAACATTGGGAAGCCGATGAAGCCCAAGAACAAATTGCGTTTGCTGATATTATTTTACTCAACAAAATTGACTTGGTAAGCCCGGAAGAACTGGATAGGTTAGAAAAGCGACTGCGAGGGATTAATCGCATGGCAAAAATTTATCAAACTCAAAATACTGAAATTGCCATGAATTATTTATTAGGAATCAAAGCATTTGATCTGAATTATGCCTTAGAAGTTGATCCTAACTTTCTCTCAGAAGATGCTCATGAACATGATAGTTCTATTAGTTCAGTATCCCTGGTTGAATTAGGAGAACTGGACTTACAAAAAGTGAGCAATTGGATCGGTGAATTGTTAAGAACGCAAGGAACAGATATTTTTAGAATGAAAGGCATTTTGAACATCCAAGGAATGGCAGAACGCTTTGTTTTTCAAGGAGTACATATGTTAGTTGATGCCCAACCCGATCGCCCTTGGAAACCCCAAGAAACCCGTAAAAATGAATTAGTTTTTATTGGGCGTAATTTAGACGAAATGAAGTTAAAAGAGGAGTTTAGAGCGTGTTTAATTTAA
- a CDS encoding WD40 repeat domain-containing protein has protein sequence MFNLKPTLQTLFELQWSRKLADYVTDLSWSNRDYLAASSGIGEVLLWNFNTEEVNLILSPEDTQEKSIDCLQFSADGQFLAAAGQEGKVRIWQILPELQLLNHWGKEGQWIEQLAWHPTQNLLAFSIGRYVQIVDIFAEEIIVTLPFESSSVLAIAWYPSGERLAIAGNGGIKIWKNNSWDEEPIVLEMPAACTAIAWSNQGEYLAASCLDNTVLVWRFPEDNPWRMVGFEGKIRQLAWSTIPSGIAPLLAVACQNTIVVWKKQKTDKEGWLSRTLIHHEAVIKNVVFQPNTLLLASVGTDGLLLFWKKAEQLTQSLEGVSTEFSRLIWHPLGKKLALGGANGELLILTQSTRGKGFG, from the coding sequence GTGTTTAATTTAAAACCCACTTTACAGACTTTATTTGAACTCCAATGGTCAAGAAAACTCGCAGACTATGTAACTGATTTAAGTTGGTCAAATAGGGATTATTTAGCTGCAAGTTCTGGGATTGGAGAGGTTTTATTATGGAATTTTAACACGGAAGAAGTTAACTTAATATTATCCCCTGAAGATACCCAAGAAAAATCCATAGATTGTTTACAATTTTCTGCTGATGGACAATTTTTGGCAGCAGCAGGACAAGAGGGAAAAGTCAGAATTTGGCAGATTCTTCCCGAACTTCAATTACTCAATCATTGGGGAAAAGAGGGTCAATGGATTGAACAGTTAGCTTGGCATCCTACCCAGAATTTATTAGCCTTTAGTATAGGACGTTATGTACAAATTGTTGATATTTTTGCGGAGGAAATAATTGTTACTTTACCCTTTGAATCTTCTTCTGTCTTAGCTATTGCTTGGTATCCTTCAGGAGAAAGATTAGCGATCGCCGGAAATGGTGGCATAAAAATCTGGAAAAATAACTCATGGGATGAAGAACCAATAGTATTAGAAATGCCCGCCGCTTGTACCGCGATCGCCTGGTCAAATCAAGGAGAATATTTAGCAGCAAGTTGTTTAGATAATACCGTCTTAGTCTGGCGTTTTCCTGAAGATAATCCTTGGCGAATGGTGGGATTTGAAGGGAAAATTCGTCAGTTAGCTTGGTCAACCATTCCCTCAGGAATTGCACCGTTATTAGCAGTTGCGTGTCAGAATACTATTGTGGTTTGGAAAAAACAAAAAACTGATAAAGAAGGTTGGCTTTCTAGGACATTAATTCACCATGAAGCGGTGATCAAAAATGTCGTTTTTCAACCCAATACTTTATTATTAGCCTCAGTTGGAACTGATGGATTATTATTATTCTGGAAAAAAGCCGAACAATTAACTCAATCCTTAGAAGGAGTATCAACAGAATTTTCTCGTTTAATTTGGCATCCTTTGGGAAAAAAATTAGCCCTAGGAGGAGCAAATGGAGAATTATTGATATTAACTCAATCTACGCGCGGTAAAGGGTTTGGCTAA
- the folE gene encoding GTP cyclohydrolase I FolE, with protein sequence MTLSQPKELNPTLPKLITQSQPPVTEEEMRQAVRTLLLGLGEDPDREGLRDTPKRVVKALKFLTSGYHQSLDELLNGAVFHENTDEMVLVRDIDLFSSCEHHILPILGRAHIAYIPDGKVIGLSKIARICEMYGRRLQVQERLTAQIADALQGLLQPKGVAVVVEATHMCMVMRGVQKAGSWTVTSAVRGLFAEDAKTRQEFMSLIRHSATFHH encoded by the coding sequence ATGACTCTATCCCAACCCAAAGAACTGAATCCTACTTTACCCAAGCTGATCACCCAATCTCAACCCCCTGTTACCGAAGAAGAGATGCGTCAGGCCGTTAGAACCCTACTCTTGGGACTAGGGGAAGACCCTGACCGCGAAGGGCTCAGAGATACCCCGAAACGAGTGGTTAAAGCACTGAAATTTCTCACCTCTGGGTATCACCAATCTCTGGATGAACTACTCAATGGAGCAGTATTCCACGAAAATACTGACGAAATGGTATTAGTTAGGGATATTGACCTGTTTAGTTCCTGTGAGCACCATATTCTCCCGATTTTAGGTCGAGCACACATTGCCTATATTCCCGATGGTAAAGTGATTGGTCTGTCTAAAATTGCACGAATTTGTGAAATGTATGGACGACGGTTACAGGTGCAAGAACGACTGACCGCACAAATTGCCGACGCATTACAGGGGTTACTACAACCCAAAGGGGTGGCCGTGGTTGTAGAAGCAACCCATATGTGTATGGTCATGCGTGGGGTGCAAAAAGCGGGCTCTTGGACAGTTACCAGTGCAGTGCGGGGACTGTTTGCAGAAGATGCCAAAACTCGTCAAGAATTTATGAGTTTAATTCGTCATTCTGCTACCTTTCATCATTAA
- a CDS encoding CobW family GTP-binding protein gives MTQTLSIPKSSHLTLPKRGMPVTIITGFLGSGKTTLLNHILTNNQQLKVAVLVNEFGDIDIDSQLLVSVDENMVALSNGCICCTINDNLVEAVYQILEQADKIDYLILETTGVADPLPIALTFINTELRDMTRLDSILTVVDAETFTPEHFESEAALRQIIYGDIILLNKTDLVDQEKLKILEEELNRIKSGARIIHSQHSQVPLPLILDIDVNNHQNYCTEHITDHHHHDHHHEHDHRHHHDHHHHDHDHLTIDGFVSISFESDRPFIVEKFQNFLVDDVMINVFRAKGIIWFKESQLRHIFQLSGKRYDMNADQWITSPRNQLVFIGRNLDKEMLTKQLNQCLA, from the coding sequence ATGACTCAGACATTATCTATTCCAAAATCATCTCACTTAACCCTTCCTAAGCGCGGAATGCCTGTTACAATTATTACGGGTTTTTTAGGAAGTGGTAAAACAACCTTGCTGAACCATATTTTGACTAATAATCAACAGCTAAAAGTTGCCGTTCTAGTCAATGAATTTGGAGATATTGATATTGATAGTCAATTATTAGTCTCCGTTGACGAGAATATGGTGGCTCTGAGTAATGGCTGTATTTGTTGCACGATTAATGATAATTTAGTTGAAGCCGTTTATCAGATTCTGGAACAAGCAGACAAAATCGATTATTTAATTTTAGAAACCACAGGTGTTGCTGATCCTCTTCCTATTGCGCTGACTTTTATTAATACCGAATTGCGCGATATGACTCGACTTGATTCTATCTTAACTGTAGTTGATGCTGAAACTTTTACCCCTGAACATTTTGAAAGTGAGGCAGCATTACGTCAGATTATTTATGGCGATATTATTCTCCTCAATAAAACTGATTTAGTGGATCAAGAAAAGCTTAAAATCTTAGAGGAAGAGCTAAATCGAATTAAATCAGGAGCTAGAATTATTCATAGTCAACATAGTCAGGTTCCTCTGCCTTTAATTCTAGATATTGATGTTAATAATCATCAAAATTATTGTACAGAACACATAACCGATCATCATCACCATGATCACCATCATGAACATGATCACCGTCATCACCATGATCATCATCACCATGATCATGATCACTTAACAATAGATGGGTTTGTATCTATTTCTTTTGAAAGCGATCGCCCCTTTATTGTAGAGAAATTCCAAAACTTTTTAGTTGATGATGTGATGATTAATGTTTTTCGGGCTAAAGGCATTATTTGGTTTAAAGAAAGTCAATTGCGTCACATTTTTCAACTCAGTGGTAAACGTTATGATATGAACGCAGATCAATGGATAACATCTCCTCGCAATCAATTAGTGTTTATTGGACGTAACTTAGATAAGGAAATGTTGACAAAGCAACTGAATCAATGTTTAGCATAA
- the hypD gene encoding hydrogenase formation protein HypD: MKFVDEYRDATLAQQYAQKIAEITTKKWIIMEICGGQTHSIVKYGIDALLPPEITLIHGPGCPVCVTPIELIDYALAIASLRDIIFCSFGDMLRVPGTDKDLLTVKANGGDIRIVYSPLDCLKIAQDNPKKQVVFFAVGFETTTPATAMAVYQAAQQRLNNFSLLVSHVLVPPAMEAILGSPNCQVQGFLAAGHVCTVMGYEQYNPIAKKYGVPIVVTGFEPIDILQGIYLCLQQLESGQAYCENQYIRSVQETGNVVAQQIIQEVFEVVPRRWRGIGEIGESGLGLRQKYALFDAIKRFSTDLSYVSPSAVPSVCISGEIMQGYKKPHDCPAFGTQCTPEQPLGAPMVSSEGACAAYYRYRSYQTVNN; the protein is encoded by the coding sequence ATGAAATTTGTTGATGAATACCGTGATGCTACCCTCGCGCAACAATACGCCCAAAAAATCGCGGAGATTACGACAAAAAAGTGGATTATTATGGAAATCTGTGGCGGACAAACCCATTCTATTGTTAAATATGGGATTGATGCTCTATTACCCCCAGAAATTACCCTCATTCACGGACCAGGATGTCCCGTTTGTGTTACTCCCATCGAATTGATTGATTATGCTTTAGCCATTGCTAGTCTACGGGATATCATTTTTTGTTCCTTTGGGGATATGTTGCGCGTCCCTGGAACCGATAAAGACTTATTAACGGTGAAAGCCAATGGAGGAGATATCCGCATCGTCTATTCTCCCCTAGATTGCCTAAAAATCGCCCAAGACAACCCCAAAAAACAGGTAGTGTTCTTTGCTGTGGGGTTTGAAACCACCACTCCTGCAACTGCGATGGCTGTTTATCAAGCTGCGCAACAACGATTAAACAACTTTTCTTTGTTAGTCTCTCATGTCTTGGTTCCACCCGCAATGGAGGCGATTTTAGGGTCGCCCAATTGTCAAGTACAGGGCTTTTTAGCAGCCGGTCATGTTTGTACGGTGATGGGCTATGAACAATATAACCCCATTGCCAAAAAGTATGGTGTTCCTATCGTCGTGACGGGGTTTGAGCCTATTGATATCCTACAAGGAATTTATCTTTGTCTCCAACAGCTAGAATCAGGACAAGCTTACTGTGAAAATCAATACATCCGTTCAGTACAAGAAACGGGTAATGTAGTAGCACAACAGATTATTCAAGAAGTCTTTGAGGTGGTTCCTCGTCGTTGGCGAGGCATTGGGGAAATTGGAGAAAGTGGCTTAGGCTTACGGCAAAAATACGCTTTATTTGATGCCATTAAGCGTTTTTCTACTGATTTATCCTATGTAAGTCCTTCTGCTGTTCCTTCGGTGTGTATTAGTGGCGAAATCATGCAGGGATACAAAAAACCCCATGATTGTCCGGCCTTTGGGACTCAATGTACACCAGAACAGCCGTTAGGTGCTCCTATGGTGTCTTCTGAGGGAGCCTGTGCTGCTTATTATCGCTATCGTAGTTACCAAACCGTTAATAACTGA
- a CDS encoding SufE family protein gives MSASSTPLPPNLENIVQKFKRREDPKKRYEQLLWYAKKLESMPEDGKIPENKVQGCVSQVYITAALKDGKVWYQGDSDAQLVKGLVAFLIEGLNGLTPGEILQVTPDFIEETGLKVSLTPSRANGFYNIFQLMKKKALGLQLETSV, from the coding sequence ATGTCAGCATCTTCAACCCCATTACCTCCTAACCTTGAGAATATTGTCCAAAAGTTCAAACGGCGCGAAGACCCCAAAAAACGCTATGAACAACTGTTATGGTATGCTAAAAAGCTAGAATCTATGCCAGAAGACGGTAAAATCCCTGAAAATAAGGTACAAGGTTGTGTTTCTCAGGTTTATATTACTGCAGCCCTCAAAGATGGTAAGGTATGGTATCAAGGCGATTCGGATGCTCAATTGGTCAAGGGATTAGTAGCGTTTTTAATTGAAGGATTAAATGGCTTAACCCCTGGGGAAATTTTACAAGTAACTCCCGATTTTATTGAAGAAACCGGATTAAAAGTTAGCCTAACCCCTTCCCGTGCTAATGGCTTTTATAATATCTTTCAATTGATGAAAAAGAAAGCTCTGGGGTTGCAATTAGAAACCTCTGTTTAA
- a CDS encoding surface-adhesin E family protein, whose product MNRLLKGLAISVLAVTLGIINPVSATQWVYLGTSQDNYSYYLDFDSLKGTGNSRSFWVKRVNNYGETESLIKSSIDCHYRQIGVIESIRYNVDGSVRSHDIIDSNTGGTWAFAPGTIAQTYYDFVCSRITLQPEPQIAMTTHEYPKAACGDPSNSTLGRQRWYPVFVDYSPEDLRYIKKNLCRDAFRITRQDGSLSIQVASFTTKRNAEKFAAFLEQELGNSEVGNPTIIVIR is encoded by the coding sequence ATGAATAGACTTCTGAAAGGATTAGCAATTAGCGTACTAGCTGTTACTTTGGGCATTATTAACCCTGTATCAGCGACTCAATGGGTATATCTTGGAACTTCGCAAGATAACTATTCATATTACCTTGACTTTGACAGTTTAAAAGGCACAGGTAATAGTCGATCTTTTTGGGTTAAGAGAGTCAACAATTACGGAGAGACAGAATCTTTGATCAAGTCGAGTATTGATTGTCATTATAGACAGATTGGAGTTATAGAATCGATTCGATATAATGTTGATGGCAGTGTTCGTTCCCATGATATTATTGATTCTAATACAGGAGGAACGTGGGCATTTGCGCCTGGAACAATAGCTCAAACTTACTACGACTTTGTTTGCTCTCGCATTACGCTTCAACCAGAGCCACAAATCGCAATGACAACCCATGAATATCCAAAAGCAGCGTGTGGAGATCCTTCTAATTCAACATTAGGTAGACAAAGATGGTATCCTGTTTTTGTTGATTATTCCCCAGAAGACCTACGTTATATCAAAAAAAACTTGTGCCGAGATGCTTTCCGCATAACACGGCAAGATGGGAGTTTGTCAATTCAAGTAGCTTCTTTTACTACTAAGAGAAACGCAGAAAAATTTGCTGCATTTCTTGAACAAGAACTAGGAAACAGTGAGGTAGGTAATCCAACAATAATTGTCATTCGATAA
- a CDS encoding polysaccharide deacetylase family protein translates to MSSSLVQWWSLKRVILCSSSLLISGYGILAVKSIKFDQTTQAIASTSNPNSNTSDCQSPTSNLSSSSQWLSVSAPKTLNQSSPLTPIDCITAVLPFEQGSTNRKIIISPKTFPDLWNAAKNTLNQLPKPFPTIHEQARIAKVPILMYHDILPKKEVFFDVTPQELEAHFKLIQAQGITPISVDLLLEHLQKGVPLPDKPVLLTFDDAYGGHYHYVYPLLKKYGYPAVFSVYIKKMDGKTKRTSLTWEQLKEMSIDPLVTIASHTISHPRDLRLLSDDQLFQEIIISKKILEEKLGIAIRYFTYPEGKLDPRVKQWVMSGGYEMAFSMDDNKEIFAGDSPDLLTIGRFGQSQIQQVINQAWGGYPTAKLPDEFDFLAPIRKFDHQIEGTNLIIISGGKPSTIHADSRYQVPEIIKGTEAIAAVDGAFFSLEYLDSNVMIGPVMSQGKTFIPGNKSENPLLNGRPLVLISDQWVRFIPFDANRHNTLNGIQTEFEDGELITDVFVAAAWLVKNSQPQPRENFGNLFDFDVPRHRAFWGIHQSGQPMIGVSKDPVDSVKLGRILQKLGFREAVMLDSGASTSLAYHGESLVAYIPRPVPHVVTLLPQWELLVSQQERD, encoded by the coding sequence ATGTCATCCTCGCTTGTTCAATGGTGGTCACTAAAAAGAGTGATTTTGTGTAGTAGTAGTTTGCTCATCAGTGGCTATGGAATTTTGGCTGTTAAATCGATTAAATTCGATCAAACTACCCAGGCGATCGCTTCAACATCTAATCCAAATAGTAATACCTCAGATTGTCAATCTCCTACCTCAAATTTATCCTCTTCGTCTCAATGGTTGAGCGTTTCTGCGCCTAAAACCCTTAATCAATCAAGTCCCCTTACCCCTATCGATTGTATCACGGCTGTTCTTCCCTTTGAGCAAGGTTCTACTAACCGTAAGATTATTATTTCTCCTAAGACATTTCCTGACCTTTGGAACGCTGCTAAAAATACTCTTAACCAATTGCCTAAACCTTTTCCAACGATTCATGAACAAGCCAGAATAGCTAAAGTTCCGATTTTAATGTATCATGATATTTTACCCAAAAAAGAAGTTTTTTTTGATGTTACCCCCCAAGAACTTGAAGCCCATTTTAAATTAATTCAAGCCCAAGGAATAACCCCCATTAGTGTTGATTTGCTCCTAGAACATCTACAAAAAGGCGTTCCCTTACCCGATAAACCCGTTTTATTAACCTTTGATGATGCTTACGGGGGTCACTATCACTATGTTTATCCCTTACTGAAAAAATACGGCTATCCTGCCGTATTTTCAGTGTATATCAAAAAAATGGACGGCAAGACCAAGCGAACCAGTTTAACGTGGGAACAACTCAAAGAAATGTCCATTGATCCCCTCGTAACCATTGCTTCCCATACTATTAGTCACCCCAGAGATTTACGACTCTTATCCGATGATCAACTATTCCAAGAAATTATTATTTCTAAGAAAATTCTTGAAGAAAAATTAGGGATTGCTATTCGATATTTTACCTATCCAGAAGGAAAACTCGATCCTAGGGTCAAACAATGGGTAATGTCTGGGGGATATGAGATGGCTTTTTCTATGGATGATAATAAAGAAATTTTTGCCGGAGATTCCCCTGATTTATTAACTATTGGACGCTTTGGCCAATCACAAATTCAACAAGTCATTAACCAAGCATGGGGAGGATATCCCACAGCAAAATTACCCGACGAATTTGATTTTCTCGCACCGATTCGTAAATTTGACCACCAAATCGAAGGAACCAATCTTATTATTATTAGTGGTGGTAAACCGAGTACCATCCATGCGGATAGTCGTTATCAAGTCCCCGAAATTATCAAGGGAACTGAAGCGATCGCGGCTGTCGATGGAGCCTTTTTTTCCTTAGAATATCTTGATTCTAATGTGATGATTGGTCCAGTGATGAGTCAAGGAAAAACTTTTATTCCTGGTAACAAGAGTGAAAACCCGCTTCTTAATGGCCGACCCTTAGTTCTGATAAGTGATCAATGGGTTAGGTTTATTCCTTTTGATGCTAATCGTCATAATACCTTAAACGGAATCCAGACCGAATTTGAGGACGGAGAATTAATTACAGATGTCTTTGTGGCCGCAGCTTGGTTAGTCAAAAATTCTCAACCACAACCAAGGGAAAATTTTGGTAATTTATTTGATTTTGATGTTCCCAGACATCGAGCCTTTTGGGGGATTCATCAGTCAGGACAACCCATGATTGGGGTTTCCAAAGATCCCGTTGATTCAGTTAAATTAGGACGGATTTTACAAAAATTAGGGTTTAGAGAGGCGGTTATGTTAGATTCGGGAGCGAGTACTTCTCTTGCTTATCACGGGGAATCCTTGGTCGCTTATATTCCTCGTCCGGTTCCCCATGTAGTTACTTTGTTGCCGCAATGGGAATTATTAGTAAGTCAACAGGAAAGGGATTAG
- a CDS encoding transcriptional repressor, which translates to MPPYTATSLKAELNARGWRLTPQREKILHVFQNLPRGNHLSAEELYELLEERGEGISLSTIYRSVKLMSRMGILRELELAEGHKHYELNHPSPNHHHHMVCIQCNKTIEFKNDSILKHSLKQCEKEGFQLIDCQLTVMTICPEAIRMGWPSSLPSNWSCIRAISESESC; encoded by the coding sequence ATGCCTCCTTACACTGCCACATCCCTAAAAGCTGAATTGAATGCGAGAGGTTGGCGTTTAACTCCCCAACGGGAGAAGATTCTCCATGTCTTCCAAAATCTTCCTAGGGGCAACCATTTAAGTGCAGAGGAACTTTACGAACTCCTCGAAGAACGAGGAGAAGGCATTAGTTTGTCAACCATTTACCGTAGTGTCAAATTGATGTCCCGTATGGGAATTTTGCGGGAGTTGGAACTCGCTGAAGGACATAAACATTATGAACTCAATCATCCTTCTCCTAACCATCATCATCACATGGTCTGTATTCAGTGCAATAAAACGATTGAATTTAAGAATGATTCTATTCTCAAACACAGTTTAAAACAATGCGAAAAAGAAGGGTTTCAGTTAATTGACTGCCAGTTAACTGTGATGACTATTTGTCCTGAAGCTATTCGCATGGGTTGGCCTTCTTCTCTTCCTAGTAATTGGTCTTGTATTCGAGCCATTTCTGAAAGTGAATCTTGTTGA
- the dacB gene encoding D-alanyl-D-alanine carboxypeptidase/D-alanyl-D-alanine endopeptidase, with amino-acid sequence MKFLRSFPHILAIVALATTAWTSPSLGNEINSIPDDTQYLQEEPIDIYVPPPETGAPGTCAALIEPAINKIIGRYQNNWGILAETLEGGTTLYSHNPDKFFIPASNTKLFTTAAALQRLNPQGKIGSKSVQNWINVTNINSNNYYADTLLKHIGGASVAKSILAQIGVDPNSFRLADGSGLSRKNAATPRALVTTLRSMHYAPGNNVFYASLPVAGISGTLRNRMKNTTAQGTVYAKTGTLRGVRALSGYMNHPYFGQVIFSILANNPSVSGSALVSSIDQIVLQISRTKPCN; translated from the coding sequence ATGAAATTCTTACGTTCTTTTCCTCATATCCTGGCGATTGTTGCGCTTGCGACGACTGCTTGGACTTCCCCGTCTCTAGGGAATGAAATTAACTCTATCCCAGACGATACCCAGTATTTACAAGAAGAACCAATTGATATCTATGTTCCACCGCCAGAAACGGGAGCACCTGGAACTTGTGCTGCTTTAATTGAACCAGCCATTAATAAAATTATTGGCCGTTATCAAAATAATTGGGGAATTTTAGCCGAAACCTTAGAAGGCGGAACGACTTTGTATAGTCATAACCCTGATAAATTTTTTATCCCTGCTTCTAATACCAAATTATTTACCACGGCTGCTGCCTTACAACGGCTGAATCCTCAAGGGAAAATTGGCTCTAAATCAGTCCAAAATTGGATTAATGTCACCAATATCAATAGCAATAATTATTATGCTGATACCCTTTTAAAACATATTGGTGGAGCGAGCGTAGCTAAGTCCATTTTAGCCCAAATTGGGGTTGACCCGAATAGTTTTCGTCTGGCCGATGGTTCAGGGTTATCTCGTAAGAATGCCGCTACTCCAAGGGCATTAGTAACGACCTTACGCTCTATGCACTATGCCCCAGGAAATAATGTTTTTTATGCTTCTTTGCCCGTGGCGGGCATCAGTGGAACCCTACGCAATCGCATGAAGAACACCACGGCTCAAGGAACTGTTTATGCTAAAACAGGGACATTACGAGGGGTTCGGGCTTTATCAGGGTATATGAACCATCCCTACTTTGGCCAGGTGATTTTTAGCATTCTCGCCAATAATCCCAGTGTATCGGGTTCGGCTCTTGTGTCATCGATTGATCAAATTGTTCTACAAATTAGTCGAACTAAACCTTGTAATTAA